A genomic stretch from Salvelinus fontinalis isolate EN_2023a unplaced genomic scaffold, ASM2944872v1 scaffold_0282, whole genome shotgun sequence includes:
- the LOC129845344 gene encoding SWI/SNF-related matrix-associated actin-dependent regulator of chromatin subfamily A member 5-like: MSETGNGVELREEQAVELEETGGVEEKDDVSEASKEESSEAGQDAQDEDPSSSIAPAYEEKVASDRTNRFEYLLKQTEVFAHFIQPAAQKTPTSPLKMKPGRPRVKKDEKQNLLSVGDNRHRRTEQEEDEELLSESSKTTNVCTRFDESPSFVKGGTMRDYQVRGLNWLISLYENGINGILADEMGLGKTLQTISLLGYMKHYRSIPGPHMVLVPKSTLYNWMNEFKRWVPSLKAVCLIGDREQRNALIRDVLLPGEWDVCVTSYEMLIIEKAVFKKFNWRYLVIDEAHRIKNEKSKLSEIVREFKTTNRLLLTGTPLQNNLHELWALLNFLLPDVFNSSEDFDSWFDTNNCLGDQKLVERLHTVLRPFLLRRIKNEVEKSLLPKKEIKMYVGLSKMQREWYTKILMKDIDILNSAGKMDKMRLLNVLMQLRKCCNHPYLFDGAEPGPPYTTDLHLAVNSGKMAVLDKLLPKMKAQGSRVLIFSQMTRMLDILEDYCMWRNFGYCRLDGQTPHEERQISINTYNEENSPKFLFMLSTRAGGLGINLATADVVILYDSDWNPQVDLQAMDRAHRIGQKKQVRVFRFITENTVEERIVERAEMKLQLESIVIQQGRLVDPNANKLGKDEMLSIIRHGATHVFASKESDITDDDIDEILERGEKKTMELKEKMNTMGESSLRNFTMESDNSVYTFEGEDYREKKKVVTNWIEPPKRERKANYAVDAYFREALRVSEPKAPKAPRPPKQPNVQDFQFFPPRLFELLEKEILFYRKTIGYKVPRNPELPNSAQHQKEEQAKIDEAEGLSEEELEEKENLLSQGFTIWNKRDFNQFIKANEKWGRDDIENIAREVEGKTPEEVMEYSAVFWERCNELQDIEKIMAQIERGEARIQRRISIKKALDTKIGRYKAPFHQLRISYGTNKGKNYTEEEDRFLICMLHKLGFEKESVYDELRQCIRNSPQFRFDWFLKSRTAMELQRRCNTLITLIERENMELEEREKAEKKKKGPRSQSSAQKRKGEGTPDPRGGRRKKLKL; the protein is encoded by the exons ATGTCCGAGACTGGAAACGGCGTGGAGCTGCGGGAAGAGCAAGCAGTTGAACTTGAAGAAACCGGAGGAGTGGAG GAAAAGGATGATGTGTCAGAGGCCAGCAAGGAGGAGTCTTCTGAAGCCGGACAGGATGCCCAAGATGAGGACCCCTCTTCATCTATAGCGCCAGCCTATGAGGAGAAAGTG GCATCAGACCGGACCAACAGATTTGAGTACCTACTGAAGCAGACAGAGGTGTTTGCCCATTTCATCCAACCTGCGGCCCAGAAGACCCCCACCTCCCCGCTCAAGATGAAGCCAGGACGCCCTCGTGTCAAGAAGGATGAGAAACAGAATCTCCTCTCGGTCGGAGA TAACCGTCATCGTCGCACAGAGCAGGAAGAGGATGAAGAGCTGCTGAGCGAAAGCAGCAAGACCACCAACGTCTGCACCCGCTTCGACGAATCTCCCTCCT TTGTAAAAGGGGGTACAATGAGAGACTACCAGGTCCGTGGCCTGAACTGGCTCATCTCTCTGTACGAGAACGGAATCAATGGGATTCTTGCTGATGAAATG GGTTTGGGTAAGACCCTGCAGACCATCTCTCTGCTGGGGTACATGAAGCACTACAGGAGCATCCCCGGGCCCCACATGGTGCTGGTGCCCAAGTCCACCCTGTACAACTGGATGAACGAGTTCAAACGTTGGGTCCCCTCCCTCAAAGCAGTCTGCCTCATCGGAGACCGAGAGCAGAGG AATGCCCTGATCAGAGATGTGCTGCTGCCAGGGGAGTGGGATGTGTGTGTCACCTCTTACGAGATGCTCATCATAGAGAAAGCCGTGTTCAAGAAGTTTAACTGGAGGTACCTGGTCATCGACGAGGCCCACAGGATCAAGAACGAGAAGTCAAAG CTGTCTGAGATAGTGCGTGAATTCAAGACCACCAACCGTCTGCTGCTAACCGGCACCCCGCTGCAGAACAACCTCCACGAGCTCTGGGCCCTGCTTAACTTCCTGCTGCCAGACGTCTTCAACTCCTCAGAG GACTTTGACTCGTGGTTTGACACCAACAACTGCCTGGGGGATCAGAAGTTGGTGGAACGTCTTCACACT GTACTGCGTCCTTTCCTGCTGCGTCGTATCAAAAATGAGGTGGAGAAGTCTCTGCTGCCTAAGAAAGAGATCAAGATGTACGTGGGGCTGAGTAAGATGCAGAGAGAATG GTACACCAAGATCCTGATGAAGGACATAGACATCCTGAACTCTGCAGGGAAGATGGACAAGATGCGTCTGCTCAATGTCTTGATGCAGCTGAGGAAGTGCTGCAACCACCCGTACCTGTTTGACGGGGCCGAGCCCGGCCCGCCCTACACCACCGACCTGCACCTGGCCGTCAACAGCGGCAAGATGGCCGTCCTTGACAAGCTGCTGCCCAAGATGAAGGCTCAGG gcTCCCGTGTGCTGATCTTCAGCCAGATGACCAGGATGCTGGACATCTTGGAGGACTACTGCATGTGGCGCAACTTCGGCTACTGTCGCCTGGACGGACAGACGCCCCACGAGGAGAGACAG ATCTCCATCAACACGTACAATGAGGAGAACAGCCCTAAGTTTCTCTTCATGTTGAGCACCAGGGCCGGAGGGCTGGGTATTAACCTGGCCACAGCTGACGTGGTCATTCTCTATGACTCAGACTGGAACCCTCAGGTCGACCTACAGGCCATG GACCGAGCTCACAGGATTGGTCAAAAGAAGCAGGTGCGCGTGTTCCGTTTCATCACGGAAAacacagtagaggagaggatcgTGGAGCGGGCTGAGATGAAGCTCCAACTGGAGTCCATCGTCATCCAGCAAG GAAGGCTAGTGGATCCCAACGCCAACAAGTTGGGGAAGGACGAGATGCTGTCTATCATCCGGCACGGCGCCACGCACGTCTTCGCCTCCAAGGAGAGCGACATCACCGATGATGACATCGATGAGATCCTGGAGCGAGGCGAGAAGAAG ACCATGGAGTTGAAGGAGAAGATGAACACCATGGGCGAGAGCTCCCTGAGGAACTTCACCATGGAGTCCGACAACAGTGTGTACACCTTCGAAGGAGAGGACTACAGGGAGAAGAAGAAGGTGGTCACCAACTGGATCGAGCCAcccaagagagagaggaaggccaaCTACGCCGTCGATGCCTACTTTAGAGAGGCCCTGCGTGTCAGCGAGCCCAAAGCACCCAAG GCTCCTCGTCCACCTAAGCAGCCCAATGTGCAGGACTTCCAGTTCTTCCCCCCAAGGCTGTTTGAACTGCTGGAGAAAGAGATCCTATTCTACAGGAAGACTATCGGCTACAAG GTTCCTCGTAACCCAGAACTGCCCAACTCGGCCCAGCACCAGAAGGAGGAGCAGGCCAAGATTGACGAGGCCGAGGGCCTATcagaggaggagctggaggagaaggagaaccTCCTCTCGCAG GGCTTCACCATCTGGAACAAGCGTGACTTTAATCAGTTCATCAAAGCCAATGAGAAATGGGGGAGAGACGACATCGAGAACATCGCCAGAGAGGTGGAGGGCAAAACCCCAGAGGAAGTCATGGAATATTCCG ctGTGTTCTGGGAGCGCTGCAACGAGCTGCAGGACATTGAGAAGATCATGGCTCAGATCGAGAGAGGAGAGGCCCGCATCCAGAGGAGGATCAGCATCAAGAAAGCACTGGACACAAAG ATTGGTCGCTACAAGGCGCCGTTCCACCAGTTGAGGATCTCGTACGGCACCAACAAGGGGAAGAACTACACGGAGGAGGAGGACCGCTTCCTCATTTGCATGTTGCACAAGCTGGGCTTCGAAAAGGAGTCGGTCTACGACGAGCTGCGCCAGTGCATCCGCAACTCGCCCCAGTTCCGCTTCGACTGGTTCCTCAAGTCCAGGACCGCCATG gagctcCAGAGGCGATGCAACACCCTGATCACCCTGATTGAACGAGAGAACATggagctggaggagagagagaaggcagagaagaagaaaaaaggacCACGGAGTCAGTCTTCT GCTCAGAAGCGTAAGGGAGAAGGAACCCCAGACCCGCGAGGAGGCCGCAGGAAAAAGCTAAAGCTGTGA
- the LOC129845343 gene encoding ubiquitin carboxyl-terminal hydrolase 38-like, whose product MDKILEALVSSSHSVPVKKAIVKKVVEAAEKEVTAEQCQALYTLTTRLIFLGEDAFQKQVGFQVLEAYARYHRADFELFFSKDFVLGLLQQGYGPLDRKDPAVVDYIHGCLRLLISCPSVLDIFSIIQTEILRMVCERPEPALCARLATMLSDFVQCIPREKAAILFCQQLVRTIGYFHCPASQEQELREYVDQVTKVSTLLQNIWKAEPVTLLPSLQEVFAIISSTDTSFDPSIALASLVQHIPLQMITVLIKSLTTDQNVKDTSMTQALCRMIDWLSWPLAHHVEMWVIALLKGLAAVQKFTILIDVTLLKIELVFNRLWYPIVRQGALVVLSHMLLSFQHSPEAFHLVVPHIVDLVESLKRDGLPTSKAFLLHFTELVHCMMYQYSGFPDLYDDILEAIKELPGPGEEKIKLVLNQSAWTSQSNSFASGLLRLPGKSETGKTGLINLGNTCYMNSIIQTLFSATDFRRHVFSLRLNDATANTLMKKLQLLFTFLSHTQRAAYAPRVFFEASRPPWFNAGSQQDCSEYLRFLLDRLHEEEKTIQVLMSSKPNVVSPGNGPSDDTGGETSVEDAGVSPVAPVEGKSEGNDKRTLIERMFGGRLSTGIRCMTCNSVSEKEEPFTDLSLAFCPSTTSSPLQTEGPSEEPRGTCQGAVNGGSEAPEIGPSPKPVTATTGVHFVPGSSEPPLSVPDLVDYFLAPEILDKENAYFCQKCGSLQRAERGMRVVAAPEYLILTLLRFSYDAKCHVRRKILDNVTIPPLMRLPVHAPPPKHSSSSSSPPSSPLQVDSPVSSENLAKKLKPSQREEEETGLEGDNGMAGGESEVGVWPVAQFVPYDLSSVVMHSGMSSESGHYYSYGRNLNGADGAQHHLANRLALGEESGNGQTEPIALTCSGATHPKQEMEEVCGGQAAGDWLLFNDSRVTFTSLGSVQNVTNRFPKDTAYVLIYRKQDVTGGQNSTGGVTANGMRLGSEPPLQKELMDAVTKDNKLFLQEQELNARTRALQAASASCSFRPNGPDDNEPPGSCGPSGGGGGGGGFNTVNRLVF is encoded by the exons ATGGACAAGATTCTAGAGGCGCTGGTCAGCTCCTCTCACTCAGTCCCAGTGAAGAAGGCCATCGTGAAGAAGGTAGTCGAAGCCGCAGAGAAAGAGGTCACGGCGGAGCAATGTCAGGCCCTGTACACCCTCACCACTCGCCTCATCTTCTTGGGCGAAGACGCCTTCCAGAAACAGGTGGGCTTCCAGGTGCTGGAGGCCTATGCCCGCTACCACCGTGCTGATTTTGAGCTCTTCTTCAGCAAAGACTTTGTCCTGGGCCTGTTACAGCAGGGCTACGGCCCCCTGGACCGCAAAGACCCGGCTGTGGTCGACTACATCCATGGCTGCCTGCGGCTGCTGATCAGCTGCCCCTCGGTGCTGGATATCTTCTCCATCATCCAGACAGAAATCCTAAGGATGGTGTGCGAACGGCCTGAGCCAGCCCTGTGCGCCCGTCTTGCCACCATGCTCTCAGACTTCGTACAGTGCATCCCCCGGGAGAAGGCGGCCATTTTGTTCTGCCAGCAGTTGGTGAGGACCATTGGGTACTTCCACTGTCCGGCCAGCCAGGAGCAGGAGCTGAGGGAGTACGTGGACCAGGTGACCAAGGTCAGCACGTTGCTGCAGAACATCTGGAAGGCGGAGCCGgtcacactgctgccatctctGCAGGAGGTGTTCGCTATAATCTCCTCCACTG ACACCTCCTTCGACCCCTCCATTGCCCTAGCCAGCCTGGTCCAGCACATACCTCTCCAGATGATCACAGTTCTCATCAAGAGCCTTACCACCGACCAGAACGTCAAAGACACCAGCATGACTCAAGCACTCTGCAG GATGATTGACTGGTTGTCCTGGCCTCTAGCCCACCATGTGGAGATGTGGGTCATTGCCCTGCTGAAGGGACTGGCTGCGGTGCAGAAGTTCACCATCCTCATAGATGTCACCCTGCTTAAGATTGAACTG GTATTCAACCGTCTGTGGTACCCCATCGTGCGACAGGGGGCCCTAGTGGTTCTCTCCCATATGCTGCTGAGTTTCCAACACTCTCCTGAGGCCTTCCACTTG GTCGTGCCACACATAGTGGACCTGGTTGAGAGTCTGAAGCGGGACGGCCTGCCCACCAGTAAGGCTTTCCTGCTGCACTTCACAGAGCTCGTCCACTGTATGATGTACCAGTACTCTGGCTTCCCCGACCTCTACGACGACATCCTGGAGGCCATCAAA gaGCTTCCTGGGCCCGGTGAGGAGAAGATCAAGCTGGTTCTGAACCAAAGTGCCTGGACGTCCCAGTCCAATTCGTTTGCCTCAGGCCTGCTGAGGTTGCCGGGCAAGTCTGAGACGGGCAAGACTGGCCTCATCAACCTGGGAAACACCTGCTACATGAACAGTATCATACAGACACTCTTCTCAGCCACAGA TTTCAGGAGGCATGTCTTCTCGTTACGTCTGAATGATGCCACTGCCAACACACTGATGAAGAAACTGCAGCTCCTCTTCACCTTCCTCTCACACACCCAG AGGGCAGCGTACGCCCCCAGAGTCTTCTTTGAGGCGTCTCGGCCCCCCTGGTTCAATGCAGGTTCCCAGCAGGACTGTTCCGAGTACCTCCGCTTCCTCCTGGACAG GTTACATGAAGAGGAGAAAACCATCCAGGTTCTCATGTCATCCAAGCCAAATGTTGTCTCCCCTGGCAACGGACCGAGCGACGACACCGGGGGTGAAACCTCTGTGGAGGATGCCGGAGTGTCACCCGTGGCCCCTGTGGAGGGGAAGTCTGAGGGGAATGACAAGAGGACGCTGATTGAGAGGATGTTTGGAGGCAGGCTGAGCACGGGTATCCGCTGTATGACATGCAACAGCGTCTCGGAGAAAGAAGAACCTTTCACTGACCTATCCCTGGCCTTCtgtccctccaccacctccagccCTCTTCAGACCGAGGGCCCCTCAGAAGAACCCCGGGGCACCTGCCAGGGGGCTGTCAACGGGGGCAGCGAGGCTCCCGAAATAGGCCCTTCTCCCAAACCCGTCACGGCCACCACCGGCGTCCATTTTGTTCCAGGGTCCAGCGAGCCACCGCTGTCTGTTCCTGACCTGGTGGACTACTTCCTGGCGCCAGAGATCCTGGACAAAGAGAACGCCTACTTCTGCCAGAAGTGTGGCTCGCTGCAGCGGGCGGAGCGGGGGATGAGGGTGGTGGCGGCACCCGAGTACCTCATCCTCACGCTGCTGAGGTTCTCCTACGACGCCAAGTGCCACGTGCGCCGCAAGATTCTGGACAACGTCACCATCCCGCCGCTCATGAGACTGCCCGTGCACGCCCCTCCACCCAAACACTCTTCGTCCTCTTCCTCGCCACCATCCTCTCCACTCCAAGTGGACTCACCCGTGAGCAGCGAAAACCTGGCCAAGAAACTGAAGCCGtcgcagagagaggaggaagagactgGGCTAGAGGGCGACAACGGGATGGCAGGAGGAGAAAGTGAGGTAGGGGTGTGGCCAGTGGCCCAGTTCGTTCCCTACGACCTCAGCTCTGTAGTGATGCATTCTGGGATGTCGTCGGAGAGCGGCCATTACTACTCATACGGCCGCAACCTCAACGGTGCCGACGGAGCCCAACACCACCTAGCCAATCGCCTCGCCCTGGGGGAGGAGTCTGGGAACGGGCAGACTGAGCCCATCGCACTCACTTGCTCTGGGGCGACTCATCCCaaacaggaaatggaggaggTGTGCGGGGGTCAGGCGGCCGGCGATTGGCTGCTGTTCAACGACAGCAGGGTGACGTTCACTTCGTTGGGGTCGGTTCAGAACGTCACCAACCGTTTCCCCAAGGACACGGCCTACGTGCTGATCTACCGGAAACAGGACGTTACCGGGGGGCAGAACAGTACCGGTGGAGTGACGGCCAACGGCATGAGACTGGGCTCTGAACCTCCGCTGCAGAAAGAACTGATGGATGCCGTCACCAAGGACAACAAGCTCTTTTTACAG GAACAGGAACTGAACGCGCGGACCCGAGCTCTCCAGGCGGCCTCTGCCTCCTGCTCGTTCAGGCCCAACGGACCAGACGACAACGAACCCCCGGGCAGCTGTGGTCCCtcggggggaggaggaggaggtggggggttCAACACTGTCAACAGACTGGTCTTCTGA